gagagagagagagcacacaagtgggagagggacatagagaagtgggcagaggatccaaagtgggttctgtgctgacagcagtgagctcaatgtggggcttgagcccgtAAACTGcaagacatgagctgaagtcaggagctcaaccgactgagccaaccaggtgccgtAGGACTTTTAAGCCTTAATGGACCTcttaaggggaaaagagaagtgaAGAAAAGCAGGATGAATTGGCTTTTGTATTGTCCCAGAGTTGCACAGAAATATCCTATCTGTCCATGTACATGGAatcataaaactggaaaatatgttACTGTTATctactctaacctccttttttacACATGTATGTGAAAATGTACTGAAGCCTAGATATAACATGTTACTCTTGCTAAAACCCAGGTGTCCTTGTATATGATttagtgttctgtctctttccttaGTTCACCCAAGATGGACTCCAAATCTAAGAAAAGGATAACTGGGTTTGCACTTCCATTGAAGAACAAGACAAGGCTCACTAGTGATCCTGGATTGTATGATGTGTAGAAGAGAGTGAAAACATTTTCCTTGCCTACTTGTATGGTCCTTTCCTTCAGGGAAATCTGCTTCCTTCACTCATCATGCCATCCTTCAATCAGAGCATTTTCCACCCTGCAGTCTTCTTTCTTACTGGCATCCCTGGCTTTGAAACTTACCATGCCTGGCTCTCCATCCCTTTTTGTTGTCTCTATGCCATTGCCATCTCTGGGAATGGCATGATCCTGTTTGTGATCTTCACTGAGTCGAGCCTCCATGAACCCATGTACTATTTCCTCTCCATGCTATCTTTCACGGACCTAGGACTATGCCTTTCCACATTGGTCACCATGCTGGGTATTTTCTGGTTCAATGCTCGAGAAATTAGTTTTGATGCCTGCATTGGTCAAATGTTCTTTATCCATGGTTTCACATTCATGGAGTCCTCAGTACTCCTGGCGATGGCCTTTGATCGCTTCACTGCCATCTGTAACCCACTGAGGTATGCCACAATCTTAACCAATTCAAGGATCATCAAAGTGGGCTTTGCCATTGTTATTAGGGGGACAACGGCTCTAGTGCCTTTACTCCTGCTCCTAAAGCGTCTGTCTTTCTGCCATGGCCATGTTCTGCACCATTCATATTGTTTCCACCCTGATGTGATGACACTTTCTTGCACAGACACCAAGATCAACAGTGCATTTGGTTTGGCCATTGTCATATCAACTGCTGGCCTAGACTCTGTGTTTATCCTCCTTTCCTATGTTCTGATCATCCACTCTGTGCTCAACATGGCCTCCCCAGAGGAGCGGAAAAAGGTCTTTGGTACCTGTGTCTCTCACATAAGTGCTGTTGCCATCTTCTACATTCCCATGATCAGCTTGTCACTGGTGCATAGATTTGGGAAACAAGCCCCTCCCCTTGTGCACACTCTCATTGCCAATGTTTATCTGCTCATCCCTCCTGTGATGAATCCCATAATCTACAGTGTGAAAACCAAGCAAATTCGTAAGGCAGTGCTCAAAATATTCCTTTCTAAGATGAtttaggaattttttattttatcttttcttcccatAGTCTCTCTAACTCATAtttgattattatattatttatttatttaaattagagTTAGGTAAcctacagtgtagtattagtgttaggagtagagcccagtgatttatcacttatatataacacctagttctcataccaacaagtgccctcctaatacccatcacccatttagctcatctcccacccaactcccctctagcaactcttggtttgttctctgtatttaagactctcttatggtttgcctccctctctctttttatcttatttctccttcccttcccctatgtttatctattttgtttcttaaattccacatatgagtgaaatcatatgatatttgtctttctctgacttatttagcttagcgtaatacactccagttccatccacgttgttgtaatggcaagatttcattctttttgactgctgagtaatacttcactgtgtgtgtgtgtgtgtgtgtgtgtgtgtgtgtgtgtatgtatataaaacacctcttctttatccattcatcagttgatggacacttgggctctttccatactttggttattattgatagtgctgctataaacatgagggtgcatgtgtcccttcaaaacagcacacctgtatcccttggataaatacctagcagtgcaattgctgggttgtagggtagttctattttttgttttttgaggaacctccatactgttttccagagtggctgcaccagcttgcattcccaccaacaatgcaaaagagatccttattctctgcatcctcaccaacatctgttgttgcctgagttgttaatattagccattctgacaggtgtaaggtggcatctcattgtggtcttggtttgtatttccctgatgatgagtgatgttgagcatcttttcatgtgtcggttagccgtccggatgtcttctttggagaagtgtctattcatgtcttctgcccatttcttcactggattatttgtttaaaaaaattttttttaacatttattcatttttgagagacagagtgtgagtgggggaggggcagagagagagggagacacagaatctgaagcagctccaggctctgagctgtcagcacagagcctgacgcgaggcttgaactcatggaccatgagaccatgacctgagctgaagtcagatgcttaactgactgagccacccagtcacccttggattatttgttttaaaagcttgatATGTTTCTCGTACCAGAGAGTACTGctgtattaaaaaggggtcatacactgtccagtgcttggcacttcaggaagtgtttctggtacATGCTGTGTGCACTCGCTGTTGTGTTGTGGCTGCTCTTTCCCCCCTGGTCAggcctctgcagagctcctccttgcttgcagtggtggagtgtttggacctttaactaggtgtgctttgatttgcttTCTGAAGTAACtctggaaaaaagaggaaggagtaAAGCCTGatcccataaaaagagaaaaggaaagagaacaatacaacaaaaaaccaaacagagaatcaaaaaactatTATAAGGCTgatcccaaagaaaatgaaaggaaaaaacagaagaaaagaaaaaagaataaaaagaaaacaataaaaatgactgattaaaaaaaaaaggaaatgaaaaaaacaaacaagaaactatgagcctgattccaaaaaaaaaaaaaagaaggaagacaaaaggagaaaagaactcTCAATGTAGTGTTGAGGCGTGATTTTCAGTGCACTTGGTGCATGAGGGGTGCTGGCTATGCTGGCTCTGGAGGAGAGGCCTACCCAGTTGGCTCAGAGTCAGGCTTGCCCCAGTAATTAAGTAGTTGCCAGGCAagaggggcagggtttggtgtaaggTGGTCCACTTCACTGGGGGCTGCTGTGTTTCTTTCTGAAGTCGCACCTCGTTGATGTTGGGGATAAATGGCACCACCCCAGTCTCTCTTGCCCAGATCAGGGATCTTACAACCCctgctgttcaggcagccctcacggAATAGTGAGGGCAGTCAGCTGGCCCTGGGCCACAACTCCcctgcattttttctttggcaCATGGCCGGGATTCAAAACCTAGAGTCTTAAAGGACTGGCACTGTGCAGAATTGAAAAAGCCTATTTATAAATGCTTTCATTCTGTTCTGATGATGCAATAGCTTCGTATTTAGTGAGTTCAAGAATGTAGATTCTTGGGGATAGGGACTGTGTCTCGTGTACCTTTGGCCTTGTCACAAATGCTTCCATTGGCACAGAATAGGACCACAGGTAAAATATTTCTACAAAGTGGACAAATGAAGTCATGAATTGGGGTTTAAACAGCCTTATAACCTCTGAGGTACAGCATGATTCAAGGGATATTTGATATAATTTCCCTCAGTAGGAAAGTCTAAGTTACAGTAATTCTAACCATTTATTGGTAATGCTTATTATTTCCCCAGATAGACTACTCATGGCCACAGAACATGAATAAGCCTAGAAAACATGAagtcaaataaaaatcaaacttacTTAATTCTTAAAAGGGTTATTCAGGTCCCTTTggcaaatgtattaaaattttaactatgtAATATACAGTgatttattcttcaaaatatgTGTCTAATGGGGGAAAGTGGGCCAAGACATGTTGTGATGTTCAATGTATCATTATTCGTTGCAATGCAAATCTGGAAACTGcttaaacaattattttagggtattggttaaataaaatataaactctcATGCAACCAGCTAAATACTGACATaggtataaatttatatattattaaggGAAAAGATAGATTAGTTTACAGGGTATGTATCACTGTTTCTGTATATATTTcatgggaacacacacacacacacacacacacacacacacacacttgcatatCCACTCACACATATACATTGTAAAAGTGTGGATAGATATGTTCCAAATGTCAAAGTACTTGTCTTCCGATAATTAGAGATTGgcttgtttatattttctgtgtaCTTTCCTGCAGTTTAAAAATGCTCAATAATGAGTGTTTAAAATTTTGCAGGTAGTGAAATAATTGATTTCCATTTAACACCCACTTGAAAACACAGTAACTTTTTTGTTCTTCATCTTCCCTTGTAACTGCTTCCCCATGGGTCTTCATAATCTGTCTTCATACCACCAATTTATAATATGACATCCACTTCCTGCTTTTGTCCATCGCTGTACTAACTGTGGTTCAAAACCAGGGCATCAGAACAACTTAATATCTTCAACCCCAACCTGGAACTACTTAATTAGAAATTCTTTAGATGGAGCCTGGGGACTTATATTTTCACAAGCTACCTCCAGGTTAGCAGGCATGTTAGATAACACTCTTCTGGGATGTTTTCACTTctgaaaaaaataccataaatatcTTGCTGTTTGTCTTTGATTGTTTTGTGCTCTATAACTGAAATATTCACCTGCTCTCCACCCGCCCCTAGTAgttgccttttccttcttctagGTGCCATTAATAAATCTTTGTCTTATAGGCAATTAGGGCCATCTTCCCTGACTGAcctaaaaatttttgaaaacagccATTGAACTTTCAAATTAATCTATCATGCACAGATATAAGCATAGTActttattaataatagctaatttAATACATGCTTTCTGAATTAACAACTTTTACataactttacaaatatttttcttatatattttggccATTTTCATTTTGGCAAGTGCTGTGGAATGTACTGGTGTTGAAACagtgaaaaatgaagacataatttctatttttaaggagTAATAATCTGACTAAACATATATAAATTCAAGTAATGTTTAAAACAGTTGTTTCTTTTGAATGAGACTGGATAAAACATTGAAGCAGATACTAAGAGGAATCATTGATGGTGATCTCTCTGTTTGCCAGGAAGAACCTGAACTAAAGGGGATatcaacaactcaggaaactcTTAGTCTGAAGAGGAAAATATAGCTCCTAGAAATTTACTGTTTAACAGAGGAGATATAATACACATTCAATTACTTCTAAGGAGTATACTTAAGGAGTATACTTCTAAGTATAAACATAACAGATTCAAATTGCATGGATTCtcaggaaaagttttaaaaatggagaacttTGAAGGTAGAgaaccatatatattttttctttgagtatagttgacacacaatgttacattagtttcagatgtacaatttagtgatttcaCAAGTTTATATACACTGTGCTATGTTCACCATAAGTATAGCTATTTGTCCCCttacattgctattacaatatcgCTGACTGTATTCtgtatgctgtgccttttattcccgtgacttactcattccacaaCTGGagtcctgtgtctcccactccccttcacccatcttAAAAGCGTACCAAATTTACCCAATTTATGTTGTAGGAAGATACATTTATCTGCTGTGTGTGTGGGGTAGAGGTAGAGACAGGAGTGAGCTGGTGCATATATGGCAGGTGTTTTGTTTGGGAATTTTTACTCACAGACTCACATTTAGCAAGGTCAAGGCACTATAATACCAGCCCATGCAtggaaatgacaaaactaaatgTAGTGAGATAGAAAGGGAAGAGAGTCGTGAGGTGGAATGAACCCTTGGGAAACTTGGTACTCGGGGGCCGCAGAAAAGTCCACTCGGGTTTTCTGATTAGGAGATTTCATGAAGCCTGAGTCATGGCTCCTTATATGTGCTACCTGTACCTGAGGAGAAAACCTCCACTGCTCCTCAAATCGCTTTCCGGCAAAGAGGACAGGAAAGAAGACAGCTCCATACTTTGTAAGTAACACTGTGCGCTTAGGGAAAACATCAAGCTTCACACCCACCGGTTTCCTTTAGAATGAGGAAGAGTTAATTAACTGCAAAACGCCCTCATGAGTGTTTCAGGAAAACTGTGGAAGGGTTTTTCCTGAAATCAGTATTTGGGTACATCATGTTCTGGCCAATGGGGTTCAGTTGATCTGTGACCCATATGTCTTGACTCTTGGAGCAAGTTGTTAGCAGGTCCTTGAATTGTGAGTTTTTTGGTTAGTTGAGTATGTTTCAAAATCATTGCCTAAGGGCAGCGGGCAATGCTGGAACCACCTACCACCAGCATCAACCTCATCCTCATTTACCATTGTTAAGTGCTTCCCCAGTACTCACTAGCAGATTAAATGCTTCACAAATGCTATCTCAGTGATCCTTACGATGAATGCTATTGGTAAACTTAATTTTACGGAAGTAAAACCTAATATAAAGTGCTTATTTGGAGAACCTCAGCTAGTTGGTGGCAGAGCCAACACTTGAAACTAGGTTTGCCTGACCGTACAACCATGTTAGTGACTCTCTGGCATCAGAGGAGAGAGCTAACTCAAGGTAGTCCTGCATGGGAGCTGTTGCATGCTCTTACTATGGGCCTGGAATATTGTTTTCACAGAAGAGAGAATCACTATTGAGAAGTGGAGGGGGGCACATAAAAGTTTACCTTAAAATGCCAGCACAaacctttcattaaaaaaagcctcaacacgtgcacacacacacacacacacacacacacacacacacacacgcttcctTTTGTGGGAATGAAAGAGTTCACAGAGATGCTTCCAGTAGTCACATCTGTAATTTGAAGCCAAATAGCATAAATTAAATACCACAAGGCTGTAATGTGTTAAGATCCTGATATATTTCCAGAATTCCTTGTCAGTATACAACCcttggatttaatttttatcaaaaaatatcTATTGACTTCCCACACTGCACAGGGAATATAATGGTCTACCTGCCCATAGCTGATTTCAGTTAGAGAGGCATATTTTCAAGTAATTTATGATCATGCAATGGAATTAACACTATtctagatgaataaataaataaaaatatgactccAGAGGAAGAAGTAATTCCTTGTGACTTGACATGAAGAAGGTGATTCCATAAAATGCTtcctaaagaaaataatgaatctaAGAATGAATctaatgaatgaaagaatttaggcttatttaaagaagaatggGAAGTACATGACTTAAGCAAAGCACAGCACTGTGAGAGAACTTACTATATTTGGTAATTTGGTGAAGTAGGAAAGGCCCAGGTTGATCATATCAAAAGGTtcctggggggagggaagaggttGGGTATCAGGAAAAGTAGATTTTTGTTAGATTGGGAAGATCCTTGACGGCTATAATAAGATAGGAAAGAGTTTCAACCTCGTGCTGAAGACAAGGAAGAGTTCTGTATAAGGAGTGACAAGAAGctgtatttttgagagatcaTGCTGGCATCAATATGGAAAAAGTTTGTAAACACTTGAAACTCAAGGCAGGGAAATTACTTATGAGAATATAGCTGTAGTTCCTGCAAAAACTAATGAGACTACTATGTAAAATAGAGATGATAGAAGTGGAGGATAAGGATGGTCAATCAAAGGACATTTTAGAAGCCAAACCTATAAAAGTTTATAGATTGGTTGGCCTGGACACTTTTGGCAGGCAGCATTCTAAAAAGGTGCTCACGATTCCTGTCCCCTATGAGTATAGTCCAGTATGAAACCCACCCCCTGAGTGTGTGCGGTTCTATGGATGTGATGGAATATGTCATGTTGTACGTATGGCAAAGAGAGTTTGCAGATGTCAGCGAGGTTGGTGATGGCTTGACTTTGAGTTTTCCAAAAGGGAGATTATGCTGGGTGGGCCTGCCCTAATCATGTGAGTCTTTAAAAGAGACAGGAGCCAGCAGAGAGACTCCTCTACTGGGTTGGAAGATGCAGCCTGTTGGGAGAGGTCCAGATGACTGGGCAGAGGGTAGAGGGTAGTCTCTAGGAGCTGGGAGCAACCTCCAGTCAATGGCCAGTCAGAAAGTGGAGACATCAATTCCATACCACAAAGAATGCCAACAACCTGGATCCGTCTGGAAGGGACCCTGACCTCAAGATGAGGACACAGTCCTGGCTGAAACCCTGATTTTAGCCTTGTAAGACCCTGAGCAGAGATCCTgatgcttctgcttctgcttagGACTTGCTGAAATGTGAATCAATGAATTTCTTGTTTTGAACCATGAATTTGTGCTAGTTTTTCATGCAGCAATAGACAACTAATCCAACAGAGTATGCTTCAgtacaaaaagaagcaaatttcAAGAATAGGTGTGAACTATTTAAGAGGGAGATGAGGAAAGACAAATATTCAATAAGTTGTTAGTGAAGGGAAGGAGATACATGtgacaggaaggaggcagagttATGTTTAGGTTGGGAAAGAAGTTGAAATATTTATAGACGGTGGTAATGGTACAAATGAAAGTGtccaaattttaataaaaataaagaaggaaaattggTGGGGCTATTTCACAGTGCAGAAAGACATCTACGTATTCtttatgttttcagtgtttagaAAACATCCAAATTCCTTACCCTTTGACGGTGATAAAATAATTCCATACTGGACTCCTGCTACCTTTAAACACTTTTAGCACCTTATATCTCATGTCTTAGTGACATTTGTAAATTATCTAATACAACATACCTTGGACATGCTTAGAGTATCTTCATGGTGATTTTTACCTAGCATCCCCTGCACAAGTGTTCTTTATATTCTCAAAGTAGCCTCTCTTGATCCTTCCCCCATAAGACTTTCTAATACATTCAACCAGTGTGTTTTAAACACAAAcccattattttatatatcacactgcattttatttgtccatttatatgtttgttttcataAGTATCTTATCCTTTCCTAAATATCCTTGAGGGCTGGTACCATGTTTAATTTGGTTCTGTATCCATCTAGTGGATTACAGCCTGTactcagttctttctttctttctttctttctttctttctttctttctttctttcgagagagagcgagcacaggagcaatagagggagaaagagaaaatcttacacaggctccatgctgggctcatgaccctgagatcatgacctgaaccaaaatcaagagtcggtcacttaacacactgagccacccagggaccccacatGCACTCAGTAATTTAATGTTAAACTATACTAATATCCAGAATTCATTTAGGGGCTTACATGGTAGGGTTGTCTTTGGAAGTGAGCAATAGCTTTTCTTCTGAATCAGGAaagaatgtagaagaaaaatCATAGCTGTGGAGGAAGAAGGGACCACATAAAGAAGATATTAAGCAGTAGGCATTGCCCAAGTCAGACTTAGATAATATTTTCACCTTTTGTCTCAGCTCAGAAGACAAGACCTGTGAATAAGTGGGAGGGGTATGCAAATAGatgtgggaaaggaaggaaaagaaatgattatataatattttaaatttaattaaaaaatataacagctaatatttgttgaatttttacaTCACAGTGAAGTACCCTCCTTAGTTTTTcatgtatattaactaatttaatcctgGTAATAATTCTATGGAGTATGCATATCATTATTAGTTTAGGGATGGAAAGTTCAGGCACACATATTTAATATCTTATCGTGTGGGTATCTTAGCCAATAAATATATCAGTCAATGCTTGAATGCATCAAAAAATAGAATATGCAGCCCAAAAAATTGATTTGGGATgccaaataaaaatttgtaacaTCAAAATGTCCACAGTACTTACTTTGAGACCCTCTATATTCAAACAGTTCTGTTTGTAATTGTCTTGATGGCTTACACTAGGTATGTAGTACAAAAGTTAATTAGGTACAGTTCAAGTTATGGTATTGCAAAGAAACTGTAGgttcatacagaatattttcacaacTACTAACAGATAGTAGGGGCTCAAAAAAtgtaggctatttttttttaagtttttttttagggtttatttatttttgagacaaagacagaacatgaatgggggagggtcagagagagggagacacagaatccgaagcaggctctaggctctgaactgtcagcacagagcccaacacagggcttgaattcatggaccgtgagatcatgacctgagccgaagttggccgcttaactgacagagccacccaggcacccccaaaaaatgTTGGCTATTTTTATGTTTGGAGATATTCAACTTGATTGAAAGAAAGTATCCAGGAGATGAGAGCATTCCTTTTTTTTGGCCCCCAGAAGCcaacttactttatttattatatCAGAATCTCTGTATATACTGTTTGTTGTTTATCTAAGATTTCATACAACACAAcatatacatttcaaaaaatatttctttttttaaaaactttttttaatgtatatttttgagagagattgagtgtgagtgggggaggggcagagagagggagacacaatctgaagcaggctccaggctctgagctgtcagcacagagcctgacatgtgattgaactcacggaccgtgagatcatgacctgagctcaagtcagccacttaaccaaatgacccacccaggcgcctctcaaaaaatatttcttgactgCCTACCACATAAAGTAAGTGATCGGTGCAATCCACTTACAAGGCACTGAATTTAAATAAGATGGATCATTGCTAGATTTGTTTATATACAAATTCTATGTCCTCACATAATTgttcatttcctgttttctgcttctCTATTAGATGTGgccttagttttctttattttttaaccaatctTCATAAGCTCTTTCTATAATATAGATACTATCTCTTATAAATGTTTACCTGGTGAAATAATTAATTTCAGGTTGAATTCATTATAAAGAAATGCAATTGATCATTGCAGGCTATTCATGATAAGATTCTACAGTTTGAGTTCAACATGTCAACTTTCCAGAATACCACAGCTATGTCCATCATTTTCCTACTAACTGGTGTTTCTGGGTTGGAAGTCTTCCACACCTGGATCTCCATTCCCTTCTGCTCTCTCTACATAACCACCCTCTCGGGAAACAGCCTGATTCTCTTTGCCATTGTCACTCAGCCCAGCCTCCACGAACTCATGTATTATTTCCTCTCCATGCTGCCCACCACTGACATCGGCCTGTCCATATCTACCCTGGTCACCATGTTGGGTATATTCTGGTTTGATGCCAGGGAGATCAGCTTTAATGCCTGCCTGTCACAGGTGTTTTTCATTCAACTTTACATTGTCATGGAGTCCTCAGTGCTGTTGGCCATGGCCTTTGATCGTTTTGTGGCCATCTCTAATCCTCTTAGATATGCTTCTATCTTAACTGAGTTTAAAACAGCACAGATTGGAATAGCAATCATCACCAGGGGGCACTAATCCAGACTCCTATGGTGTTGCTTCTTAAACGATTGCCCTTTTGCCACAGCCATGTGCTCCACCACTCATACTGCTTCTACCCTGATGTGATGAAGCTCTCGTGCACAGACACCAGGATCAATAGCGCAG
This genomic stretch from Lynx canadensis isolate LIC74 chromosome D1, mLynCan4.pri.v2, whole genome shotgun sequence harbors:
- the LOC115526253 gene encoding LOW QUALITY PROTEIN: olfactory receptor 51F2-like (The sequence of the model RefSeq protein was modified relative to this genomic sequence to represent the inferred CDS: inserted 3 bases in 3 codons); the protein is MSTFQNTTAMSIIFLLTGVSGLEVFHTWISIPFCSLYITTLSGNSLILFAIVTQPSLHELMYYFLSMLPTTDIGLSISTLVTMLGIFWFDAREISFNACLSQVFFIQLYIVMESSVLLAMAFDRFVAISNPLRYASILTEFKTAQIGIAIITRGXLIQTPMVLLLKRLPFCHSHVLHHSYCFYPDVMKLSCTDTRINSAVGFTALITTAGVDSVFIIFSNLLIVKTVFSIASLKERKKVFSTCISHIGAVAVFYIPLISLSFVHRFGNXAPPYVHILVANTYLLXPPVLNPIIYSVKTKQIRRAVLKVLHPSATKE
- the LOC115525956 gene encoding olfactory receptor 51F2-like, encoding MPSFNQSIFHPAVFFLTGIPGFETYHAWLSIPFCCLYAIAISGNGMILFVIFTESSLHEPMYYFLSMLSFTDLGLCLSTLVTMLGIFWFNAREISFDACIGQMFFIHGFTFMESSVLLAMAFDRFTAICNPLRYATILTNSRIIKVGFAIVIRGTTALVPLLLLLKRLSFCHGHVLHHSYCFHPDVMTLSCTDTKINSAFGLAIVISTAGLDSVFILLSYVLIIHSVLNMASPEERKKVFGTCVSHISAVAIFYIPMISLSLVHRFGKQAPPLVHTLIANVYLLIPPVMNPIIYSVKTKQIRKAVLKIFLSKMI